In Ruminococcaceae bacterium BL-6, a genomic segment contains:
- a CDS encoding putative Polysaccharide pyruvyl transferase (Evidence 3 : Putative function from multiple computational evidences), producing MKAGILTFHRANNFGAVLQAYALQQTIKKFSWDCDIIDYTREKYKDVFIWQKNKIKNFLNNRKDKQPYTYQEFIHLMLGEQYFYRENGKQFADFRNKYMQMSQPVVKKTISQLNNQYDLFIAGSDQIWNPGRINIELTYMLDFVSEPNKKGSYAASFGVTEIPQNYLNTYKRVFEDIKYLSVREQAGADIIWKLTGRTAEVVLDPTFLLSPTEWDKISESSDSKNYIIVYQLGEYSETLMNFAHTLSHKTGFPIRLILTRKCRYKADEYCKHMGPGQWLTQIKNARYIVTNSFHGVAFSIIYNKNFFVEITEERLRASMASRIKDLLEMFHLENRLIKHGVNEYWNIPIDYQRVNQRLTQKQTESKSYLKNMLSVEEKNQ from the coding sequence ATGAAAGCAGGAATTCTTACATTTCATAGAGCTAATAATTTTGGTGCGGTGTTACAAGCTTATGCATTGCAGCAAACTATAAAAAAATTTAGCTGGGACTGCGATATTATAGATTACACAAGAGAAAAATATAAAGATGTTTTTATTTGGCAAAAAAATAAAATAAAAAATTTTTTAAATAATCGGAAAGATAAACAACCTTATACATATCAAGAATTTATACACCTAATGCTTGGCGAACAATATTTTTATAGAGAAAATGGAAAACAATTCGCTGACTTCCGTAATAAATATATGCAAATGAGTCAACCCGTCGTTAAAAAAACGATTAGTCAGCTAAATAATCAATATGATTTGTTTATTGCGGGCAGTGATCAAATTTGGAATCCGGGAAGGATCAATATTGAATTAACTTATATGTTGGATTTCGTTTCTGAACCCAATAAAAAAGGCAGTTATGCTGCAAGCTTCGGGGTAACAGAAATTCCTCAAAATTATTTAAATACTTATAAAAGAGTTTTTGAAGATATTAAATATCTTTCGGTAAGAGAACAAGCCGGAGCTGATATTATTTGGAAATTAACGGGGCGGACGGCGGAAGTAGTGCTAGACCCGACATTTTTATTAAGCCCGACGGAATGGGATAAAATTTCAGAAAGCTCGGATAGCAAAAATTATATTATAGTTTATCAATTAGGGGAATATTCAGAGACATTAATGAATTTTGCTCATACTTTATCTCACAAAACAGGTTTTCCGATTAGATTGATTCTTACTAGAAAATGTAGATATAAAGCCGATGAGTATTGTAAGCATATGGGACCGGGTCAATGGCTTACACAAATTAAAAATGCAAGATATATTGTTACAAATTCCTTTCATGGCGTTGCTTTTTCTATCATTTATAATAAAAATTTTTTTGTTGAAATTACTGAGGAGCGTCTCCGGGCATCAATGGCTTCCAGAATAAAAGACCTATTAGAAATGTTTCATCTTGAGAATCGCCTGATTAAACATGGAGTAAATGAATATTGGAATATTCCTATTGACTATCAACGGGTTAATCAGAGGCTTACTCAAAAACAAACAGAGTCTAAATCGTATCTTAAAAATATGTTATCGGTAGAAGAGAAAAATCAATGA
- the rsxB gene encoding Electron transport complex subunit RsxB, giving the protein MKLFKEKKGCCGCTACKNVCPKNAIAMVPDEEGFLYPKVDEDLCIQCHICEKVCPLQNPLIPEKGFSQRIFAAKHKDVNVVMSSSSGGVFTAISDYILSGGGVVYGAAFDPNFRVCHQRAETPEDRDRFKGSKYVQSDLGNTFLKIQRDLQNGKKVLFSGTPCQNAGLLLFLKQKKVNRDGLCCCDFVCHGTPSPLIWREYIDFLETQFQDKLVGFSFRDKSSGWKMTKIKATFESSSEEYNCNKYYSFLNIYSTLFAVRPVCFCCNFANYDRVTDITIADFWNIQNSHPEMDDDKGTSTVFLNTPKGEKVFLGIKNELIYLESTPKDCWQQHLEYPCGEPKGRAKFWDEYRSNGSAYVIQKYGRGTFSSRMKKRVTPILRKMGLYMLAGKIYAFLFARRPNAGKAESWNEKH; this is encoded by the coding sequence ATGAAGCTTTTTAAAGAGAAAAAAGGCTGTTGTGGCTGCACGGCTTGTAAGAATGTCTGTCCTAAGAATGCAATAGCGATGGTACCAGACGAAGAGGGATTTCTCTATCCCAAGGTCGATGAGGATTTATGTATTCAGTGTCATATCTGCGAAAAGGTATGTCCTTTACAAAATCCGTTAATACCGGAAAAGGGGTTTTCTCAGCGGATTTTTGCAGCCAAGCACAAAGATGTCAATGTAGTTATGAGCAGTTCATCCGGTGGGGTATTTACCGCTATTTCAGACTACATATTATCGGGGGGCGGGGTTGTCTATGGGGCCGCTTTTGATCCGAACTTTCGTGTTTGCCATCAGAGAGCTGAAACCCCAGAAGATCGAGACCGATTCAAAGGCTCAAAATATGTGCAAAGCGATTTAGGGAATACCTTTTTAAAAATTCAAAGGGATTTACAGAATGGAAAAAAGGTTCTGTTTTCCGGTACCCCTTGTCAAAATGCCGGCTTATTGTTATTTCTAAAACAGAAGAAAGTAAATCGTGATGGATTGTGCTGCTGTGATTTTGTCTGTCATGGAACTCCTAGCCCACTTATTTGGAGGGAATATATTGATTTTTTAGAGACTCAATTTCAGGATAAATTAGTTGGTTTTTCGTTTAGGGACAAATCCAGTGGTTGGAAAATGACGAAGATAAAAGCAACTTTTGAAAGTTCCTCTGAAGAATATAACTGCAATAAATATTATTCTTTTTTAAACATATATTCTACTCTTTTCGCTGTCCGGCCTGTTTGTTTTTGTTGTAACTTTGCAAATTATGATAGAGTGACTGATATCACTATTGCGGATTTTTGGAATATTCAAAATTCTCATCCTGAAATGGATGACGATAAAGGAACATCCACTGTTTTCTTGAATACTCCAAAAGGAGAAAAAGTATTTTTAGGTATAAAAAATGAATTAATATATTTGGAAAGTACTCCAAAGGATTGTTGGCAACAGCATCTAGAGTATCCTTGCGGGGAGCCTAAAGGTAGAGCAAAATTTTGGGATGAATATCGATCGAATGGCTCTGCTTATGTTATTCAAAAATATGGGCGTGGGACTTTTTCAAGCAGAATGAAAAAAAGAGTGACACCGATTTTAAGAAAAATGGGTTTATATATGCTAGCAGGTAAAATATATGCCTTCTTATTTGCAAGAAGACCAAATGCTGGGAAGGCGGAATCATGGAATGAGAAACATTAA
- a CDS encoding Glycosyl transferase family 2, translating into MRTLIIIPAYNEAENIKKVINSVQKEVPDADYLVVNDCSRDSTEQICKTNQFNYVSLPINLGIGGGVQTGYLYARNHHYDIAVQIDGDGQHNPKYIRNVIEPIVNQEADIVIGSRFLTGDGFQSSTVRRFGIRFLSDLIHICDGIRIKDVTSGYRAVNRKFIEIYAKTYAQDYPEPEAIIAAAQYGAKIQEVPVVMMERTGGVSSISTWKPFYYMLKVSLAILLYRITFKKEGLN; encoded by the coding sequence ATGAGGACTTTGATCATTATTCCAGCCTATAATGAAGCAGAGAATATCAAGAAAGTCATCAACAGCGTACAAAAAGAAGTGCCGGATGCGGATTACCTAGTTGTAAATGATTGTTCACGGGATAGCACAGAACAAATTTGTAAAACAAATCAGTTCAATTATGTGTCTCTTCCCATTAACCTCGGCATTGGCGGCGGGGTTCAGACCGGCTATCTTTATGCCCGGAACCACCATTATGATATTGCGGTGCAGATCGATGGGGATGGGCAGCATAATCCGAAATACATAAGGAATGTGATCGAACCGATTGTGAATCAGGAAGCTGATATTGTAATAGGCTCCCGTTTCCTTACGGGCGATGGATTTCAATCCTCCACCGTGAGGCGTTTTGGCATCAGGTTTTTAAGTGACCTGATTCACATTTGTGATGGAATACGAATCAAAGATGTGACAAGCGGTTATCGGGCCGTTAACCGTAAATTTATTGAAATATATGCAAAAACCTACGCACAGGACTACCCTGAACCAGAGGCAATTATAGCGGCGGCACAATACGGCGCGAAAATTCAGGAAGTACCGGTTGTAATGATGGAGCGGACCGGCGGAGTCAGTTCGATAAGCACTTGGAAACCATTTTATTATATGCTGAAAGTTTCCCTTGCAATTCTTTTATATCGCATTACGTTTAAGAAGGAAGGACTAAATTGA
- a CDS encoding conserved membrane protein of unknown function (Evidence 4 : Unknown function but conserved in other organisms), protein MSPLLRISLCVGIAVYFTFIIIFLRKKALALKYTILWIVSGFLMLLVVLFPRIINYVSKILGIVTPANAVFTLELFFLIVILMSITSIVSKLDEKMKKMIQYTALLEKRIRELEEKLVTSEKQKLQR, encoded by the coding sequence ATGTCGCCGTTATTAAGGATCTCATTATGTGTCGGAATTGCAGTTTATTTTACATTCATCATAATATTCCTGAGAAAGAAAGCATTGGCTTTAAAATATACCATTCTTTGGATCGTTTCCGGCTTTCTTATGTTGCTTGTTGTACTCTTTCCCCGTATCATAAATTATGTATCCAAAATATTGGGAATTGTTACTCCCGCCAATGCAGTTTTTACATTAGAGTTATTCTTTCTGATCGTTATTTTGATGTCCATCACTTCTATCGTTTCAAAATTAGATGAAAAAATGAAAAAAATGATTCAATATACAGCACTCTTAGAAAAGCGAATTCGGGAGCTGGAGGAAAAACTTGTAACTTCAGAAAAGCAAAAATTGCAAAGATGA
- a CDS encoding C4-dicarboxylate ABC transporter permease has protein sequence MEGMQLGSWSLIHAPSLLALIPLVVYIVMVFRGKDNTSGIIVGIIIGALMMGQNLKMLAAAFAASLGSSTALIGVIIMTGAGLGVLMTEARVTHTLVYWIVKRIGVNTQTKAKITLIICSILVCGLLGTLGGGNAVIAPILIPVMASLGVTPTVVAALFKVAGEVGLMVGPLTGVTLMTEEVTHLSYGQLMLGAVIPFSVFWLGGMWFAANRAQRRTEGKEAYHLDETKDISEMEPTPKERRTTIIFLIAFIALIVYGILTKQGTSYALIVMIILAAIVGIVSRMDIDHVVDSVAEGMASQAKMFVVFVTIDVLLNLVTLGGGFDAISKLLGGAAANSPTAVMLIASVVGGLGIEAAAVAEIKIIAQMFGAAAVASGLPMSLFAISILSATRLTGGVYPTSNMVGQLGIAQCDNTKEMLQASWISSGCVAVFVIVWAFIGPMVLG, from the coding sequence ATGGAAGGTATGCAATTGGGAAGTTGGTCGTTGATTCATGCTCCCTCGCTGCTGGCGCTGATCCCGCTGGTGGTTTACATCGTCATGGTGTTCCGGGGGAAGGACAATACGTCGGGCATCATCGTGGGCATCATCATCGGCGCGCTGATGATGGGACAGAACCTGAAGATGCTGGCAGCGGCGTTCGCGGCAAGCCTCGGCTCCAGCACGGCCCTGATCGGTGTCATCATCATGACCGGCGCGGGGCTCGGCGTCCTGATGACGGAGGCCAGGGTCACGCATACCCTGGTTTACTGGATCGTGAAAAGGATCGGCGTGAATACGCAGACAAAGGCGAAAATCACCCTGATCATCTGTTCCATTCTGGTCTGCGGCCTGCTGGGGACTTTGGGCGGCGGCAACGCGGTGATCGCCCCGATCCTGATCCCGGTCATGGCGTCGCTGGGGGTCACCCCCACCGTCGTCGCCGCGCTGTTTAAGGTCGCCGGGGAAGTCGGCCTGATGGTGGGGCCGCTCACCGGCGTCACCCTGATGACGGAGGAAGTGACCCACCTGTCCTACGGCCAGCTGATGCTGGGCGCGGTCATCCCGTTTTCGGTCTTCTGGCTGGGCGGCATGTGGTTCGCGGCCAACCGCGCCCAGCGCAGAACGGAAGGCAAAGAAGCCTATCATCTGGATGAAACGAAGGATATCAGCGAGATGGAACCCACGCCGAAAGAGCGGCGGACGACCATCATCTTTCTGATTGCGTTCATCGCCCTGATCGTTTACGGCATCCTCACCAAGCAGGGAACCAGCTATGCGCTGATCGTGATGATCATCCTGGCCGCGATCGTCGGGATCGTCAGCCGCATGGATATCGACCATGTGGTGGATTCCGTGGCCGAGGGCATGGCTTCCCAGGCCAAGATGTTCGTGGTATTCGTGACGATCGACGTCCTGCTGAACCTGGTTACGCTGGGCGGCGGCTTCGACGCGATCTCCAAGCTGTTGGGCGGCGCGGCGGCAAACAGCCCGACGGCTGTCATGCTTATCGCCTCTGTCGTCGGCGGACTTGGAATCGAAGCGGCGGCTGTTGCGGAAATCAAGATTATCGCCCAGATGTTCGGCGCGGCCGCTGTCGCCAGCGGGCTGCCCATGAGCCTGTTCGCGATCTCGATCCTGTCCGCAACGCGGCTGACCGGCGGCGTCTATCCCACCAGCAACATGGTGGGCCAGCTGGGCATCGCCCAGTGCGACAACACCAAGGAGATGCTTCAGGCAAGCTGGATCTCCAGCGGATGCGTCGCCGTCTTTGTGATTGTCTGGGCGTTTATCGGCCCCATGGTTTTGGGCTGA
- a CDS encoding conserved protein of unknown function (Evidence 4 : Unknown function but conserved in other organisms): MDYPENTIYLVGHAKVANDNPISQAYGIFFLSIVVEKDTHRIVDIASNAILEVSRNFVRCMLTGCDLLDGMDEAVSRVRSRYYGSSQKALVAALRDANGRLRDILSVRK, encoded by the coding sequence ATGGATTATCCGGAAAATACGATTTATCTGGTGGGGCACGCCAAGGTGGCCAACGACAACCCCATCAGCCAGGCTTACGGGATCTTTTTCCTGTCCATTGTCGTGGAAAAGGACACCCATAGGATCGTCGATATCGCCTCCAACGCCATTTTGGAGGTCAGCAGGAATTTCGTCAGATGCATGCTGACGGGATGCGACCTGCTGGATGGAATGGATGAGGCGGTTTCGCGGGTTCGTTCCCGCTATTACGGGTCCTCCCAAAAAGCACTGGTCGCGGCACTGCGAGATGCGAACGGAAGACTGCGTGACATTTTGTCCGTCCGAAAATGA
- the ald gene encoding L-alanine dehydrogenase (NAD-dependent) (Evidence 2a : Function from experimental evidences in other organisms; PubMedId : 488097, 8226620, 22720735, 22797752, 26202482; Product type e : enzyme), whose protein sequence is MKIGSVKEIKNNEFRVGLTPDHVRAYAGAGHQVYIEKDAGLGSGFSTQEYREAGAVVLDTAKEVWDTVDMMVKVKEPLEEEYRYFHKDLILFMYLHLAADRALTDALLRSGVKGVAYETLIERDGSIPLLAPMSEIAGRLSVQEGAKYLEKPMGGAGVLLSGVPGTPKANVAILGAGTVGTNACKIAVGMGANVTIIDINLARLAYLDDLFGARIQTIYSTDAAVEQALSRADLVIGCVLIPGRKAPKLIKRAYLKKMRPGSVIVDVAVDQGGCCETTKVTYHDDPVFVVDGVVHYCVGNMPGAVPKTSTVALTNATLKYGLQIADGGLEGACRSNPVLYSAVNTYDGKCTCKNVAESLGMEVRSAQELF, encoded by the coding sequence ATGAAAATCGGTAGTGTCAAAGAGATCAAAAACAACGAATTCCGCGTGGGGCTTACGCCGGATCACGTCAGGGCATACGCCGGCGCGGGGCATCAGGTCTACATAGAAAAGGACGCGGGCCTGGGCTCCGGGTTCTCCACCCAGGAATACCGGGAAGCCGGGGCGGTGGTGCTGGACACGGCGAAAGAGGTCTGGGATACCGTGGATATGATGGTGAAGGTCAAGGAGCCTTTGGAGGAGGAGTACCGGTATTTCCATAAGGACCTGATCCTGTTCATGTATCTGCACCTTGCGGCGGACCGTGCTTTAACAGATGCGCTGCTCCGGTCCGGAGTAAAGGGCGTCGCATATGAGACCCTGATCGAGCGGGACGGCAGCATCCCGCTGCTGGCGCCGATGAGCGAGATCGCCGGCCGCCTGAGCGTGCAGGAAGGCGCGAAATATCTGGAAAAGCCCATGGGCGGCGCCGGCGTGCTGCTTTCCGGCGTCCCGGGCACCCCGAAAGCGAATGTGGCGATCCTGGGAGCCGGCACGGTGGGGACCAACGCCTGCAAGATCGCGGTGGGCATGGGCGCCAATGTGACGATCATCGATATCAATCTGGCCCGCCTCGCCTATCTGGATGATCTGTTCGGCGCGCGGATCCAGACCATTTACAGCACGGACGCCGCGGTGGAACAGGCGCTGTCCCGGGCGGACCTGGTGATCGGTTGCGTGCTGATCCCGGGCAGGAAAGCGCCGAAGCTCATCAAGAGGGCTTATCTGAAAAAGATGCGTCCCGGCAGCGTGATCGTGGATGTGGCGGTGGATCAGGGCGGATGCTGCGAAACCACGAAGGTGACCTATCACGACGACCCAGTGTTCGTCGTGGATGGCGTGGTGCACTACTGCGTGGGCAACATGCCGGGAGCGGTGCCGAAGACCTCCACCGTCGCGCTGACCAACGCCACGCTGAAATACGGCCTGCAGATCGCCGACGGCGGCTTGGAGGGCGCCTGCCGGAGCAATCCCGTGCTGTATTCCGCCGTCAATACCTACGATGGAAAGTGCACGTGTAAAAATGTCGCCGAAAGCCTGGGGATGGAAGTGCGTTCCGCACAGGAGCTGTTCTGA
- a CDS encoding protein of unknown function (Evidence 5 : Unknown function) yields MNSYAGKLPARQEDGTPVSARIRTVVVNELGVRRANGVTWLDSLLKAKEIGTPQ; encoded by the coding sequence ATGAACAGTTATGCCGGGAAGCTTCCGGCGCGGCAGGAGGATGGCACGCCGGTGAGCGCCAGAATCCGCACCGTCGTGGTCAACGAGCTGGGCGTCCGCCGGGCGAACGGCGTCACCTGGCTGGATTCCCTGCTGAAGGCGAAAGAGATCGGGACGCCGCAGTAA
- a CDS encoding Membrane dipeptidase — protein sequence MSFIDMHCDTISELMKNGKSLYSSDMEVSIEKMKLSDVFCQFFAMFIRMSEFDSPDEAYEYLKKMHVFYEKQMRENREEIRPALCAADIRKNRKDGKISGILTVEEGGVIDRDLSRVQELYEMGVRLITLTWNFENSLGFPNSDDPAVMNAGLKPFGKEVVERMNELHMLIDVSHLSDGGFWDVAELSRGPFVASHSNARSVRNFRRNLTDDMLRKLAEKGGVTGINFFHKFLGEDGKGSVADMIRHIRHVRKVAGIDTIALGSDFDGFAGPCEIQNCAQFGKLTDALSAGGFTDEEIEKICWKNALRVIESVL from the coding sequence ATGTCTTTTATTGATATGCACTGCGATACGATTTCCGAGTTGATGAAAAACGGGAAATCCCTGTATTCCAGCGATATGGAAGTCAGTATTGAAAAAATGAAATTGTCGGATGTTTTCTGCCAATTCTTCGCCATGTTCATCCGCATGAGCGAATTCGATTCGCCGGACGAGGCGTATGAATACCTGAAGAAGATGCACGTCTTCTATGAGAAGCAGATGCGGGAAAACCGGGAGGAGATCCGGCCCGCCCTATGCGCGGCGGACATCAGGAAAAACCGGAAGGACGGGAAGATATCCGGCATCCTGACGGTGGAGGAAGGCGGCGTGATCGACCGGGACCTGAGCCGCGTTCAGGAACTGTACGAGATGGGCGTGCGCCTGATCACACTGACGTGGAATTTTGAAAATTCTCTGGGATTCCCGAATTCCGACGATCCCGCCGTGATGAATGCCGGTCTGAAGCCCTTCGGCAAAGAAGTGGTGGAGCGCATGAACGAGCTTCACATGCTGATCGACGTTTCCCACCTGTCCGACGGCGGATTCTGGGATGTGGCCGAGCTGAGCCGGGGGCCTTTTGTGGCTTCTCATTCCAACGCCCGGTCGGTGCGGAATTTCCGCCGGAACCTGACCGACGACATGCTCCGCAAGCTGGCGGAAAAGGGCGGCGTCACCGGCATCAACTTTTTCCATAAGTTCCTCGGGGAGGACGGCAAGGGCAGCGTGGCGGACATGATCCGGCATATCCGCCATGTCAGGAAGGTCGCCGGGATCGATACGATCGCCCTGGGCAGCGATTTCGACGGATTCGCCGGACCCTGCGAGATCCAGAACTGCGCCCAGTTCGGCAAGCTGACGGACGCTTTGTCCGCGGGCGGCTTCACCGATGAGGAAATCGAAAAAATCTGCTGGAAAAACGCGCTCCGGGTGATCGAGAGCGTGCTGTAG
- a CDS encoding conserved protein of unknown function (Evidence 4 : Unknown function but conserved in other organisms), with translation MEKIVIEKKLLERKLAQSEQGRFIELCIVPAQTDCGENNPAFLHIASIHNNGFYEDMETIDECLPELVIPKTA, from the coding sequence ATGGAAAAGATCGTCATCGAGAAGAAGCTGCTGGAAAGGAAGCTTGCTCAATCGGAACAGGGGAGATTTATCGAACTTTGTATCGTGCCGGCTCAAACCGACTGTGGGGAAAACAATCCCGCTTTTCTCCACATTGCTTCCATACATAACAACGGGTTTTATGAAGATATGGAAACAATTGATGAATGCCTTCCCGAACTGGTGATCCCAAAAACAGCGTAA